The proteins below come from a single Corynebacterium cystitidis genomic window:
- a CDS encoding adenylate/guanylate cyclase domain-containing protein, which translates to MNRLWLALKWLMSTSWPLYAANLLVTNLLGAVAIMLFVRYLIPMPEVLTFASEASSLTTIGIVYVIFAVLVGIIATLFMLRPVFDWQRHPDDHDPNMVRNLVMRVPVMQTLVVVIVWVIGIVIAVVAAGQVSSRFAVVVGFSTALACLVVALLTYLQAERLVRPVAAAALARRFEDSTLEPPIKYRLYMTWLTTSAVPLIGIVLLLWAQHAGYFTGNAGELMPAIVALAGAALVTGFVGMAFAISSVVDPIHELHQAINRVRRGENDTQVDIYDGSELGVLQAGFNEMMRGLSERKRVRDIFGRYVGAEVAQRALAEKPELGGEDRKVAVLFIDVIGSTTFAVNHTPEEVVEALNEFFEIVVEVVHRNRGVINKFQGDAALAVFGAPANLNDATSHALQAARELRTELRGLELQAGIGVAAGHVVAGHIGGHDRFEYTVIGDAVNSAARLTDMAKDTPGRVLTNAATLRGANEAEKARWTLMKSIELRGRHKMTQLARPVRSTMADRY; encoded by the coding sequence ATGAATCGTTTGTGGCTCGCCCTGAAGTGGCTTATGAGCACCTCGTGGCCTTTGTACGCCGCAAACCTTTTGGTTACCAACCTTTTGGGTGCGGTTGCGATCATGTTGTTTGTGCGCTACCTCATCCCCATGCCGGAGGTGTTGACGTTTGCGTCGGAAGCCTCGAGCTTGACGACGATCGGCATTGTGTACGTAATTTTTGCCGTGCTGGTGGGCATTATTGCCACCTTGTTTATGCTGCGTCCGGTGTTTGACTGGCAACGTCACCCTGATGATCATGACCCGAATATGGTGCGCAACCTGGTGATGCGGGTGCCGGTGATGCAGACACTTGTGGTGGTGATCGTGTGGGTGATTGGCATAGTCATCGCGGTGGTTGCAGCGGGCCAGGTCAGTTCACGCTTTGCTGTAGTTGTTGGCTTTTCGACGGCGCTTGCGTGTCTTGTTGTGGCACTGTTGACGTACCTGCAGGCTGAGCGGTTGGTGCGCCCGGTGGCAGCTGCGGCGTTGGCACGCCGGTTTGAGGATTCCACCCTGGAGCCACCAATTAAATACCGCCTGTATATGACGTGGCTAACAACGTCGGCGGTGCCTCTGATCGGTATTGTTTTGCTGTTGTGGGCCCAGCATGCTGGCTATTTCACTGGTAATGCCGGCGAGTTGATGCCTGCGATTGTGGCGTTGGCGGGTGCGGCGCTGGTCACTGGTTTTGTTGGTATGGCCTTTGCCATTTCATCTGTGGTGGACCCGATCCACGAGCTGCATCAAGCGATCAATCGGGTGCGCCGCGGTGAGAATGATACCCAGGTGGATATTTACGACGGTTCTGAGCTGGGTGTGCTCCAGGCTGGGTTCAACGAGATGATGCGTGGCTTGAGTGAACGCAAGCGTGTCCGTGACATCTTTGGCCGTTACGTGGGCGCCGAAGTAGCCCAGCGCGCACTAGCAGAGAAACCTGAGCTTGGTGGTGAAGACCGCAAAGTGGCCGTGCTCTTTATTGACGTGATCGGGTCGACCACCTTCGCTGTGAACCACACTCCCGAAGAAGTTGTGGAGGCCCTCAACGAGTTCTTCGAGATCGTGGTGGAGGTTGTGCACCGCAACCGTGGCGTGATTAATAAATTCCAGGGTGATGCGGCACTCGCTGTGTTTGGTGCTCCTGCGAACCTGAACGACGCCACCTCCCATGCTTTGCAGGCCGCCCGTGAGCTGCGCACTGAGCTGCGTGGCCTGGAGCTGCAGGCTGGTATCGGTGTGGCAGCCGGCCATGTGGTTGCCGGCCACATTGGGGGCCACGACCGTTTCGAGTACACCGTGATCGGCGATGCCGTGAACTCAGCGGCACGCCTTACGGACATGGCTAAAGACACTCCTGGCCGCGTGCTCACTAATGCCGCCACTTTGCGTGGTGCTAATGAGGCGGAAAAGGCCCGCTGGACGCTGATGAAGTCGATCGAGCTGCGCGGCCGCCACAAGATGACGCAGCTGGCCCGCCCGGTGCGCTCGACAATGGCCGACCGCTACTAG
- a CDS encoding DNA polymerase III subunit delta' — protein MITRSVTARLADSPKVRDTVLSAAAAARAKAGHGASSVGAPAGGASAVGASSVGTTDIDTRAMTHSWLLTGPPGAGRSTTAVAFAAALVCTDAHETGCGQCQGCRDAFGGSHTDIVHIVPQELSISKKTVDEVVAQAARLPTIAPWRVIIIEDADRLTPEAADALLKTVEEPPASTVIVMCAPSTDPEDFSQTLRSRCRHLYIPAPSTAEIVRLLTEEEGATESDARLAAATSLHHVGRARALVKEPSMQQRRAQVINLAELIFHGDQAFQAVSSLLKAVDKEAIDSHAEADAEERAKLEQALGMGAKGKGAAKALRGTAGTLKELESRQKARSTRRKRDVLDLALVDLAGVYRDALVVKTGAGVGLTHPDFEGLAREIGARVSVEGLVACQDAIAKCRTHLDQAVTPTIAFNGMVGAIRRACGVK, from the coding sequence GTGATCACTCGCAGCGTTACGGCACGGCTCGCGGACAGCCCCAAAGTCCGCGACACCGTCTTGTCCGCCGCCGCTGCAGCCCGTGCAAAAGCAGGGCACGGTGCCTCCTCCGTCGGTGCCCCCGCCGGCGGTGCCTCCGCCGTCGGTGCCTCCTCCGTCGGCACGACAGATATCGATACCCGCGCCATGACCCACTCCTGGCTATTGACCGGCCCTCCCGGCGCCGGCCGCTCCACCACCGCCGTAGCCTTTGCCGCCGCGCTCGTATGCACCGACGCGCACGAGACCGGCTGTGGCCAATGCCAAGGTTGCCGCGACGCGTTCGGCGGATCGCACACCGACATCGTCCACATCGTGCCCCAGGAGCTTTCCATTTCGAAGAAGACAGTCGACGAGGTGGTAGCGCAAGCAGCACGCTTGCCGACGATCGCCCCGTGGCGGGTGATCATCATCGAGGATGCAGACCGCCTCACCCCCGAAGCAGCTGACGCACTGCTCAAAACTGTGGAGGAGCCGCCAGCGTCGACCGTCATCGTGATGTGTGCGCCGTCGACGGATCCGGAGGACTTTTCACAGACACTGCGTTCGCGCTGCCGCCACCTGTATATTCCGGCTCCTTCGACGGCAGAGATCGTACGCCTCCTCACTGAAGAAGAAGGTGCCACCGAATCTGACGCACGGCTGGCAGCAGCAACCTCCTTACACCACGTTGGCCGTGCTCGCGCCTTGGTCAAAGAGCCGAGCATGCAGCAGCGCCGCGCTCAAGTGATCAACCTGGCCGAGCTCATCTTCCACGGCGACCAGGCCTTCCAGGCCGTCAGTAGCCTTCTGAAGGCAGTGGACAAAGAAGCCATCGACTCCCACGCCGAGGCCGATGCTGAGGAACGCGCAAAGCTTGAACAGGCCTTGGGGATGGGGGCCAAGGGAAAAGGCGCAGCGAAGGCGCTGCGCGGAACAGCCGGTACCTTAAAGGAGCTCGAGTCGCGACAAAAAGCCAGAAGCACCCGGCGCAAACGTGATGTACTTGACTTGGCGCTGGTGGACTTGGCCGGTGTATACCGTGACGCGCTAGTGGTCAAGACCGGTGCAGGTGTTGGGCTGACCCACCCCGACTTCGAAGGATTAGCGCGCGAGATTGGCGCACGCGTGTCGGTAGAAGGATTGGTGGCATGCCAAGATGCGATAGCGAAATGCCGCACCCACCTCGACCAGGCGGTGACCCCCACCATTGCTTTCAACGGCATGGTCGGGGCGATCCGTCGCGCATGTGGCGTGAAATAA
- a CDS encoding helix-turn-helix domain-containing protein: MANLEIARRCDVSAVTVRAWRRHFQQHGLDNFGAVAPGRGRKPTYSNEDYISMLEMLFNSEPPGGDNRWSARTMAAACGMSKSTVAKIWKSLGITPHRTDIFKLSNDPEFTEKLVDIVGLYLNPLEKAVVLCVDEKSSIQARVSSCLCVGLIL; encoded by the coding sequence GTGGCTAATCTTGAAATTGCCAGGCGGTGTGATGTTTCGGCGGTCACTGTTAGGGCGTGGCGTCGGCATTTCCAGCAGCACGGTTTAGATAACTTCGGTGCGGTAGCACCTGGCCGGGGACGGAAACCGACCTATAGTAACGAGGACTATATCTCCATGCTGGAGATGCTGTTTAACTCAGAACCACCGGGTGGTGATAACCGGTGGAGTGCACGAACCATGGCCGCTGCCTGCGGGATGAGTAAGTCAACAGTAGCCAAGATCTGGAAATCCTTAGGTATTACACCGCATCGTACCGATATATTTAAACTGTCGAATGACCCGGAGTTTACTGAGAAACTCGTCGATATCGTAGGTCTTTATCTTAATCCCCTGGAGAAAGCTGTCGTGTTGTGTGTGGATGAAAAATCCTCTATCCAAGCGAGGGTGTCAAGTTGTTTGTGTGTGGGGTTGATTTTATAG
- a CDS encoding IS256 family transposase — MTRRDPEDKARIDAIEEKLLANPEVAKIIKELATSTTDANELVRGMLQASLSAALQAEMDVHLGYQSGDRAAKNAARADNHRNGSYPKTVDSNYGPVTIDVPRDRQGTFVPTMVPKGVRRLTDVDDMIVSLYAGGMTIRDIQHHLATALKIDVSHETISAVTDAVLDEVLQWQSRQLDEFYPVVFLDALRIKVRDGGRVVNKSAYLAIGVDMDGIKHILGIWIAKEEGASFWAQVCSHLANRGVKDVFIVCCDGLKGLPEAVEATWPNSMVQTCIVHLIRAANRWVAYGDRKAVSAALKQIYTAADEDQAAQALEHFAATELGQKYPQSVKVWRDAWDRFIPFLQFPPAARKVIYTTNSIESFNNQLRKATRNRVQFTNDESAVKTLWLMICNIEDRRAAKRAKEGKKVAATAGRLIEGARVAGWKQAINQMSVAYPDRFQNYL; from the coding sequence ATGACGCGACGTGATCCAGAGGATAAAGCTCGGATTGATGCTATTGAGGAGAAACTGCTTGCCAATCCTGAGGTAGCTAAAATCATCAAGGAGCTTGCAACCTCTACTACGGATGCCAATGAACTGGTCAGGGGCATGCTGCAAGCCTCGCTATCGGCAGCATTGCAGGCGGAAATGGATGTCCACCTCGGCTATCAGTCTGGTGACAGGGCAGCCAAAAACGCTGCTCGGGCTGATAACCACCGCAATGGCAGCTATCCAAAGACCGTGGATTCTAACTATGGGCCTGTCACCATTGATGTGCCCCGTGATCGGCAGGGGACGTTTGTTCCGACGATGGTGCCTAAAGGAGTACGTCGCCTGACCGATGTCGATGACATGATCGTTAGTTTGTATGCCGGTGGGATGACCATCCGTGATATCCAACACCACCTAGCCACAGCCTTGAAGATCGATGTGTCGCATGAGACGATCTCTGCGGTTACTGATGCAGTGCTCGACGAAGTACTGCAGTGGCAAAGCCGCCAGCTAGATGAGTTCTACCCCGTGGTGTTCCTCGATGCACTGCGTATCAAAGTCCGTGATGGTGGGCGAGTGGTCAACAAGTCTGCTTATCTGGCTATCGGGGTGGATATGGACGGTATTAAGCACATCCTGGGTATTTGGATTGCCAAAGAAGAAGGAGCCTCGTTCTGGGCACAGGTCTGTTCCCACCTGGCTAACCGGGGTGTTAAAGACGTTTTCATCGTGTGCTGTGATGGGTTGAAAGGCCTGCCAGAAGCAGTCGAAGCGACCTGGCCGAACTCGATGGTTCAAACCTGTATCGTCCACCTGATCAGGGCAGCCAACCGGTGGGTTGCGTACGGGGACCGTAAAGCAGTATCAGCGGCTTTAAAGCAGATCTACACCGCTGCTGATGAGGACCAGGCAGCGCAAGCGTTAGAACACTTTGCTGCAACTGAGCTGGGGCAGAAATATCCGCAATCAGTGAAAGTGTGGCGCGATGCGTGGGATCGGTTTATACCGTTTCTACAGTTCCCGCCAGCAGCGAGGAAGGTGATCTACACGACGAATTCGATTGAATCGTTTAACAATCAACTACGTAAAGCCACCCGTAATAGGGTGCAGTTCACTAACGATGAATCCGCAGTCAAGACGCTGTGGTTGATGATCTGCAATATCGAAGATCGCCGTGCCGCCAAACGAGCCAAAGAAGGCAAAAAGGTTGCTGCCACAGCCGGACGCCTCATAGAAGGTGCACGCGTGGCAGGGTGGAAACAAGCCATCAACCAAATGTCCGTAGCCTACCCCGACCGCTTCCAAAACTACCTATAA
- a CDS encoding ATP-binding protein, producing MDQTLNPYFPGAGLRPPALTGREAELDLIDSIITRAELGMHNRGVILSGLRGVGKTVLLNEMAARAEQADWLIVQFEASADNAGKNRVRARLARELALCARKVSLRKKWAHFREALPVISSFALHVGGVDVALDVPAQKGVSDSGDIGMDLEELVLGVAESARKDGKAIAFFIDEMQDLDSELMAAIITAQHQAGQKGLPFYVFGAGLPTLPQKLAESQSYAERLFEYRKIGPLI from the coding sequence ATGGATCAGACGCTCAACCCATATTTCCCAGGCGCGGGGTTGCGCCCACCCGCTTTGACAGGGCGTGAAGCAGAACTTGACCTCATCGATTCCATCATTACGCGAGCCGAGCTTGGTATGCACAACCGGGGCGTCATTTTGTCGGGACTACGCGGAGTAGGCAAGACAGTCTTGCTTAATGAAATGGCCGCCCGGGCAGAACAAGCCGACTGGCTGATCGTGCAGTTCGAGGCAAGCGCTGATAACGCCGGGAAGAACCGTGTGCGTGCACGGTTGGCTCGTGAATTGGCCTTATGCGCCCGCAAAGTATCACTGCGTAAGAAGTGGGCGCATTTCCGGGAAGCGTTACCAGTGATTTCCTCTTTTGCCCTGCATGTTGGAGGTGTTGATGTCGCCCTTGATGTGCCAGCCCAAAAAGGGGTGTCGGATTCGGGTGACATCGGCATGGACTTGGAAGAGCTCGTGCTGGGAGTTGCCGAATCTGCCCGTAAGGATGGGAAAGCAATTGCCTTCTTTATTGATGAAATGCAGGACTTAGATTCTGAACTCATGGCAGCGATCATCACAGCGCAACACCAAGCCGGGCAGAAGGGTTTGCCTTTTTACGTGTTTGGGGCGGGCTTGCCGACGCTACCTCAGAAACTCGCAGAATCTCAGTCTTATGCGGAACGGCTCTTTGAGTACCGCAAGATTGGCCCCCTAATCTGA
- a CDS encoding AMP-binding protein, with protein MSTLSPVGKLAFNAQALAKFVPAVIRSGIVGTEGGPAGVATLTATLARYWFTTAREIEQGAAQTPHRNALIDDDGVLTYAQMRDQSKLLAKWLLEIKKRENLEELHVGVMARNGRGILLPMTAKGYAGAHLYLLNVGSSPEQIAGIIEENNINVLIVDDEFSHVIPQDHPALTVAYAHVDTRNDASRDNYPCLAEIIGRGDNGMKLPAWPKHGHIVLMSSGTTGIPKGILRPEPKLPLVLAGLLEKIPWKAGMTVQMSGSMFHTWGWSATNIAFGARNTVVTMRNYDPQRVFEQIVNYKCDAHVSSPIFFKQLLELDGNERYDTSRLQFIASAGHALTPEIVKRVVNRFGPILCNIYGSTELTLAAAASGAEVAADPTVAGHVSSGTILKLYDDNDKEVPQGEVGRIFLNNSTSLIGYSNPNTPMVKIDGLIEMGDLGYFDEEGRLHVLGRVDDMIIVGGENVYPASVSDVLESMPGVADLYAGGVEDEETFARIAVWIVRSDDEAGRALTGDKVRQYVRDNLASHSIPRDVNFVDELPRNAVGKVVPRFLPESVPGA; from the coding sequence ATGTCGACACTCTCCCCCGTGGGCAAACTCGCCTTCAACGCGCAGGCCCTCGCCAAGTTCGTCCCTGCCGTCATTCGCTCCGGCATCGTCGGAACGGAAGGGGGGCCGGCCGGGGTTGCCACCTTGACCGCCACCCTGGCGCGCTACTGGTTCACCACCGCCCGCGAGATTGAACAGGGCGCGGCTCAAACACCGCACCGCAACGCGCTTATCGACGACGACGGCGTGCTCACCTACGCCCAGATGCGCGACCAGTCCAAACTGCTGGCGAAGTGGCTTCTGGAGATTAAAAAGCGCGAAAATCTCGAGGAACTCCACGTTGGCGTGATGGCACGCAACGGCCGCGGCATTCTCTTGCCAATGACGGCCAAGGGTTACGCGGGCGCGCACCTGTACCTGCTAAATGTGGGCTCTTCACCCGAGCAGATTGCGGGCATTATCGAGGAAAACAACATAAATGTGCTCATCGTTGACGATGAATTCTCACACGTGATCCCGCAGGACCACCCCGCGCTCACTGTTGCGTACGCGCACGTCGATACGCGTAACGACGCCTCTCGCGACAACTATCCCTGCCTGGCGGAGATCATCGGCCGCGGTGACAACGGTATGAAACTGCCCGCGTGGCCGAAGCACGGACATATCGTCCTGATGAGTTCGGGCACCACCGGCATTCCGAAGGGCATCCTGCGACCCGAGCCGAAACTGCCTCTGGTTCTGGCTGGCCTGCTGGAAAAGATTCCATGGAAGGCTGGCATGACAGTGCAGATGAGCGGCTCCATGTTCCACACCTGGGGCTGGTCCGCCACCAACATCGCGTTCGGTGCGCGCAACACCGTGGTGACCATGCGTAACTACGACCCCCAGCGCGTCTTCGAGCAAATCGTCAACTACAAATGTGACGCGCATGTTTCCTCCCCCATCTTCTTCAAGCAACTGCTTGAGCTGGACGGCAACGAGAGATACGACACCTCGCGGCTGCAGTTCATCGCCTCGGCCGGCCACGCGCTGACCCCGGAGATCGTCAAACGCGTCGTGAACCGCTTCGGCCCGATCCTGTGCAATATTTATGGCTCCACCGAGCTGACCCTGGCCGCAGCCGCCTCTGGCGCAGAGGTTGCCGCCGACCCAACCGTGGCCGGACATGTTTCCTCCGGCACCATCTTGAAGCTGTACGACGACAACGACAAGGAAGTCCCCCAAGGCGAGGTAGGCCGCATCTTCTTAAACAACTCCACCTCCCTCATCGGCTACTCCAACCCCAACACCCCCATGGTGAAAATCGACGGGCTGATTGAGATGGGTGATCTCGGCTATTTCGATGAGGAGGGGCGTCTCCACGTGCTGGGGCGTGTCGACGACATGATCATCGTCGGCGGCGAAAACGTTTACCCCGCCTCAGTATCGGATGTGTTGGAGTCTATGCCCGGCGTGGCCGACCTGTACGCCGGGGGCGTGGAGGATGAAGAGACATTCGCCCGTATCGCCGTGTGGATCGTGCGTTCCGACGACGAGGCTGGCCGGGCTTTGACCGGTGACAAAGTGCGCCAGTACGTCCGCGACAACCTGGCCAGCCACTCCATCCCACGCGACGTGAACTTTGTGGACGAACTGCCCCGTAATGCCGTTGGCAAAGTTGTGCCCCGCTTCCTGCCGGAATCCGTTCCGGGGGCTTAA